One genomic window of Pseudomonas aeruginosa includes the following:
- a CDS encoding F0F1-type ATP synthase subunit beta — MEMEPMICRPFTLCLALLGLLSLPAFAAGTADDLLALHQMRLATQKSLNAFFMYVGQEGDQRYASLIESSAQTAEARLQRLDGVNGSESRRLLGQLREQWRDYAQDLDKLTGAVRNKGYSDLQPVADLARRNQQLMDLGGQLYRSLQRENAATVPTLTEQSREQSLLMQDIALDYASRNASVGASFFGGGEERPLDDLASRFSVNLLKLQQAPQNDEEIARALRSVAIKWHYIEKSLRNYNQNSVPFLVNKNADRIIDGLEKVAALYAARNQ, encoded by the coding sequence ATGGAGATGGAACCCATGATCTGCCGTCCGTTCACTCTTTGTCTGGCCCTGCTCGGCCTGCTGAGCCTCCCCGCCTTCGCGGCAGGGACCGCCGATGACCTGCTCGCCCTGCACCAGATGCGGCTCGCCACGCAGAAATCCCTGAACGCCTTCTTCATGTACGTCGGCCAGGAAGGCGATCAACGCTACGCCAGCCTGATCGAAAGCTCGGCGCAGACGGCGGAAGCCCGCCTGCAGCGACTCGACGGCGTGAACGGCAGCGAATCCCGGCGCCTGCTGGGCCAGCTTCGCGAGCAATGGCGGGACTATGCGCAAGACCTCGACAAGCTGACCGGCGCGGTGCGCAACAAGGGCTACAGCGACCTGCAACCGGTCGCCGACCTGGCACGACGCAACCAGCAACTGATGGACCTCGGCGGCCAGTTGTATCGCAGCCTGCAACGGGAAAACGCCGCCACGGTGCCGACGCTCACCGAGCAGAGCCGCGAACAGAGCCTGCTGATGCAGGACATTGCTCTGGACTATGCCTCGCGCAACGCGTCGGTGGGCGCCAGCTTCTTCGGCGGCGGCGAGGAGCGTCCACTGGACGACCTGGCCAGCCGCTTTTCGGTCAACCTGTTGAAGCTGCAGCAGGCGCCGCAGAACGACGAGGAGATCGCCAGGGCGCTGCGCAGCGTGGCGATCAAGTGGCACTACATCGAGAAGTCCCTGCGCAACTACAACCAGAACAGCGTGCCGTTCCTGGTCAACAAGAATGCAGACCGGATCATCGATGGCCTGGAGAAGGTCGCCGCGCTGTATGCCGCGCGCAACCAATGA
- the fadB gene encoding fatty acid oxidation complex subunit alpha FadB, translating to MIYQGKAITVKPLEGGIVELNFDLKGESVNKFNRLTLSELRAAVDAIKADASVKGVIVTSGKDVFIVGADITEFVDNFQLPDEELMAGNLEANKIFSDFEDLDVPTVAAINGIALGGGLEMCLAADFRVMSATAKVGLPEVKLGIYPGFGGTVRLPRLIGCDNAVEWIASGKENKAEDALKVGAVDAVVAPEQLQAAALDLAKRAVAGELDHKARRQPKLEKLKLNAIEQMMAFETAKGFVAGQAGPNYPAPVEAIKSIQKAANFGRDKALEVEAAGFVKLAKTSVAQSLIGLFLNDQELKKKAKKYDEVAKDVKLAAVLGAGIMGGGIAYQSALKGTPILMKDIREEGIQMGLNEAAKLLGKRVEKGRLTPAKMAEALNGIRPTMSYGDFGNVDIVVEAVVENPKVKQAVLAEVEGAVKEDAIIASNTSTISISLLAQALKRPENFCGMHFFNPVHMMPLVEVIRGEKTGETAIATTVAYAKKMGKSPIVVNDCPGFLVNRVLFPYFGGFAKLLSFGVDFVRIDKVMEKFGWPMGPAYLSDVVGIDTGHHGRDVMAEGFPDRMAVEGKTAVDVMYEANRLGQKNGKGFYAYETDKRGKPKKVTDPQAYEVLKPIVVEQREVTDEDIVNFMMIPLCLETVRCLEDGIVETAAEADMGLIYGIGFPPFRGGALRYIDSIGVAEFVALADKYAELGALYHPTAKLREMAKNGQKFFG from the coding sequence ATGATTTACCAAGGTAAAGCCATCACGGTTAAGCCTCTTGAGGGCGGCATCGTCGAGTTGAATTTCGATCTCAAGGGCGAGTCCGTCAACAAGTTCAACCGTCTCACCCTCAGTGAGTTGCGTGCGGCAGTCGATGCGATCAAGGCCGATGCATCGGTCAAGGGCGTGATCGTGACCAGCGGCAAGGACGTGTTCATCGTTGGTGCCGACATCACCGAGTTCGTTGACAACTTCCAGCTGCCCGACGAGGAACTGATGGCGGGCAACCTCGAAGCCAACAAGATCTTCAGCGACTTCGAAGACCTGGACGTACCCACCGTTGCCGCGATCAACGGCATCGCCCTCGGCGGCGGCCTGGAGATGTGCCTGGCCGCGGACTTCCGCGTGATGAGCGCGACCGCCAAGGTCGGCCTGCCGGAAGTCAAGCTGGGCATCTACCCGGGCTTCGGCGGCACCGTCCGCCTGCCGCGCCTGATCGGCTGCGATAACGCCGTCGAGTGGATCGCCTCGGGCAAGGAAAACAAGGCCGAGGACGCCCTGAAGGTCGGCGCCGTCGACGCCGTGGTCGCTCCCGAGCAACTGCAGGCCGCTGCCCTCGACCTGGCCAAGCGCGCCGTCGCCGGCGAGCTGGACCACAAGGCACGGCGCCAGCCGAAGCTGGAAAAGCTGAAGCTGAATGCAATCGAGCAGATGATGGCCTTCGAAACCGCCAAGGGCTTCGTCGCCGGCCAGGCCGGTCCGAACTACCCGGCGCCGGTGGAAGCCATCAAGAGCATCCAGAAGGCCGCCAACTTCGGCCGCGACAAGGCGCTGGAAGTCGAAGCCGCCGGCTTCGTCAAGCTGGCCAAGACCTCGGTCGCGCAGAGCCTGATCGGCCTGTTCCTGAATGACCAGGAACTGAAGAAGAAAGCCAAGAAATACGACGAAGTCGCCAAGGACGTGAAACTGGCCGCCGTGCTCGGCGCCGGCATCATGGGCGGCGGCATCGCCTATCAGTCGGCGCTCAAGGGCACCCCGATCCTGATGAAGGATATCCGCGAAGAGGGTATCCAGATGGGCCTGAACGAGGCCGCCAAGCTGCTCGGCAAGCGCGTCGAGAAGGGTCGCCTGACCCCGGCGAAGATGGCCGAGGCGCTCAATGGCATCCGTCCGACCATGTCCTATGGCGACTTCGGCAACGTCGACATCGTCGTCGAAGCCGTCGTCGAGAACCCCAAGGTCAAGCAAGCCGTGCTCGCCGAAGTGGAAGGCGCGGTGAAGGAAGACGCGATCATCGCCTCCAACACCTCGACCATCTCCATCAGCCTGCTGGCCCAGGCGCTGAAGCGTCCGGAAAACTTCTGCGGCATGCATTTCTTCAACCCGGTGCACATGATGCCGCTGGTGGAAGTGATCCGTGGCGAGAAGACCGGTGAAACCGCCATCGCCACCACCGTCGCCTACGCCAAGAAGATGGGCAAGAGCCCGATCGTGGTCAACGATTGCCCCGGCTTCCTGGTCAACCGTGTGCTGTTCCCGTACTTCGGCGGCTTCGCCAAGCTGCTGAGCTTCGGCGTCGACTTCGTGCGCATCGACAAGGTGATGGAGAAGTTCGGCTGGCCCATGGGCCCGGCCTACCTGTCCGACGTGGTCGGCATCGACACCGGCCACCATGGCCGCGACGTCATGGCCGAGGGCTTCCCGGACCGCATGGCGGTCGAGGGCAAGACCGCCGTCGACGTGATGTACGAGGCCAACCGCCTGGGCCAGAAGAACGGCAAGGGCTTCTACGCCTACGAGACCGACAAGCGCGGCAAGCCGAAGAAGGTCACCGATCCGCAGGCCTACGAAGTGCTCAAGCCGATCGTGGTCGAGCAGCGCGAAGTGACCGACGAGGACATCGTCAACTTCATGATGATCCCGCTGTGCCTGGAAACCGTGCGTTGCCTGGAAGACGGCATCGTCGAGACCGCTGCCGAGGCCGATATGGGCCTGATCTACGGCATCGGCTTCCCGCCCTTCCGTGGTGGTGCTCTGCGCTACATCGATTCGATCGGTGTCGCCGAGTTCGTGGCCCTGGCCGACAAGTACGCCGAGCTGGGCGCGCTGTACCACCCGACCGCGAAGCTGCGTGAAATGGCCAAGAACGGTCAGAAATTCTTCGGTTAA
- the fadA gene encoding acetyl-CoA C-acyltransferase FadA has product MSLNPRDVVIVDFGRTPMGRSKGGMHRNTRAETMSAHLISKLLERNPKVDPAEVEDVIWGCVNQTLEQGWNIARMASLMTQIPHTSAAQTVSRLCGSSMSALHTAAQAIQTGNGDVFVIGGVEHMGHVGMMHGVDPNPHLSLYAAKASGMMGLTAEMLGKMHGISREAQDKFGARSHQLAWKATQEGKFKDEIIPMEGYDENGFLKVFDFDETIRPETTVETLAELKPAFNPKGGTVTAGTSSQITDGASCMIVMSAQRAQDLGIQPMAVIRSMAVAGVDPAIMGYGPVPSTNKALKRAGLTIADIDFVELNEAFAAQALPVLKDLKLLDKMDEKVNLHGGAIALGHPFGCSGARISGTLLNVMKQNGGTLGVSTMCVGLGQGITTVFERI; this is encoded by the coding sequence ATGAGCCTGAATCCGAGAGACGTCGTCATTGTCGACTTCGGCCGCACCCCGATGGGTCGTTCCAAGGGTGGCATGCACCGCAACACCCGCGCCGAGACCATGTCGGCGCACCTGATCAGCAAGCTGCTGGAGCGTAACCCGAAGGTCGACCCGGCCGAAGTGGAAGACGTGATCTGGGGCTGCGTCAACCAGACCCTGGAGCAGGGCTGGAACATCGCGCGCATGGCGTCGCTGATGACCCAGATCCCGCACACCAGCGCCGCGCAGACCGTCAGCCGCCTGTGCGGTTCGTCGATGAGCGCGCTGCACACCGCCGCCCAGGCGATCCAGACCGGCAATGGCGATGTATTCGTCATCGGCGGCGTGGAGCACATGGGCCACGTCGGCATGATGCATGGCGTCGACCCGAACCCGCACCTGTCCCTGTACGCCGCCAAGGCCTCGGGCATGATGGGCCTGACTGCGGAAATGCTCGGCAAGATGCACGGTATCAGCCGTGAGGCGCAGGACAAGTTCGGCGCGCGTTCGCACCAACTGGCCTGGAAGGCCACCCAGGAAGGCAAGTTCAAGGACGAGATCATCCCGATGGAAGGGTATGACGAGAACGGTTTCCTGAAAGTCTTCGACTTCGACGAGACCATTCGTCCGGAAACCACCGTCGAGACCCTGGCCGAGTTGAAGCCGGCGTTCAATCCGAAAGGCGGCACCGTGACCGCGGGGACCTCCTCGCAGATCACCGACGGTGCCTCCTGCATGATCGTGATGTCGGCCCAGCGCGCCCAGGACCTGGGCATCCAGCCGATGGCGGTGATCCGCTCCATGGCCGTGGCGGGTGTCGACCCGGCGATCATGGGCTACGGCCCGGTGCCGTCGACCAACAAGGCGCTCAAGCGTGCCGGCCTGACCATCGCCGACATCGATTTCGTCGAACTCAACGAAGCCTTCGCCGCCCAGGCCCTGCCTGTGCTGAAGGACCTCAAGCTGCTCGACAAGATGGACGAGAAGGTCAACCTCCACGGCGGCGCCATCGCCCTGGGTCACCCGTTCGGTTGCTCCGGTGCGCGCATTTCCGGCACCCTGTTGAACGTGATGAAGCAGAACGGCGGTACCCTTGGCGTGTCCACCATGTGCGTGGGCCTGGGACAGGGTATCACCACCGTCTTCGAGCGCATCTAA
- a CDS encoding DUF1653 domain-containing protein, giving the protein MDLQAGLYRHYKGQNYRVLGVARHSETEEVLVIYQALYGEFGLWVRPLEMFTEAVEVDGEWVPRFVLVSPEADPLGLQKAPGGEDRA; this is encoded by the coding sequence ATGGACCTGCAGGCTGGGCTCTATCGTCATTACAAGGGACAGAACTACCGGGTCCTGGGTGTCGCGCGGCATTCGGAGACGGAAGAGGTGCTGGTGATCTACCAGGCGCTGTACGGCGAATTCGGTCTCTGGGTGCGTCCGCTGGAGATGTTCACCGAGGCCGTGGAGGTCGATGGCGAGTGGGTGCCGCGCTTCGTCCTGGTGAGTCCCGAGGCCGATCCCCTGGGCTTGCAGAAAGCTCCCGGCGGGGAAGACCGCGCTTGA
- the topA gene encoding type I DNA topoisomerase, with amino-acid sequence MGKSLVIVESPAKAKTINKYLGSQYVVKSSIGHIRDLPTSGSSSSKEPAAKGRKSASEAPALSPKEKARRQLVSRMGVDPEHGWKAKYEILPGKEKVIDELRRLAKDADTVYLATDLDREGEAIAWHLREAIGGDESRYKRVVFNEITKKAIQEAFSQPGELDINRVNAQQARRFLDRVVGYMVSPLLWQKIARGLSAGRVQSVAVKLVVEREREIRAFVPEEYWEVHADLGTAKGANVRFEVTREKGEAFKPLNEAQAMAALEKLKASAYSVAKREDRPTSSRPSAPFITSTLQQAASNRLGFGVKKTMMMAQRLYEAGYITYMRTDSTNLSADAIGMVRGFIEDEFGQKYLPGKANVYSSKEGAQEAHEAIRPSDVNLKPTQLSGMERDAERLYDLIWRQFVACQMTPAEYLSTSVSVTAGDFELRAKGRILKFDGYTRVLPQQSKPGEDDVLPEMKEGENLKLIKLDPSQHFTKPPARYSEASLVKELEKRGIGRPSTYAAIISTIQERGYVTTHNRRFYAEKMGDIVTDRLNESFANLMDYGFTAGMEEHLDDVAQGERDWKHLLDEFYGDFKKKLEVAEVSEKGMRANQPTLTNIPCRECGRPMMIRTASTGVFLGCSGYSLPPKERCKATVNLIPGDEIAADDEGESESRVLRGKHRCPICSTAMDAYLLDEKHKLHICGNNPDCPGYEIEEGQYRIKGYEGPSLECDKCGSEMQLKTGRFGKFFGCTNPTCKNTRKLLKNGEAAPPKMDAIRMPELKCEKVDDIYVLRDGASGMFLAASQFPKNRETRAPLVSEIIPHKAELDPKYHYLCDAPQKDPDGRPAVIRFSRKTKEQYVQSEVDGKPTGWRAFYDGGKWKVEDKR; translated from the coding sequence ATGGGTAAATCGCTGGTCATCGTGGAATCCCCGGCCAAGGCCAAGACCATCAACAAGTACCTGGGCAGCCAGTACGTGGTGAAGTCGAGCATCGGCCACATCCGTGACCTGCCCACCAGTGGTTCGTCGAGTTCCAAGGAGCCGGCGGCCAAGGGCCGCAAGAGCGCCTCCGAGGCGCCGGCGCTGTCACCGAAGGAGAAGGCCAGGCGCCAACTGGTCTCGCGCATGGGGGTCGACCCCGAGCATGGCTGGAAGGCCAAGTACGAGATCCTGCCCGGCAAGGAAAAGGTCATCGACGAGCTGCGCCGCCTGGCCAAGGACGCCGACACCGTCTATCTCGCGACCGACTTGGACCGCGAAGGGGAGGCCATCGCCTGGCACCTGCGGGAAGCCATCGGCGGCGACGAAAGCCGCTACAAGCGCGTGGTATTCAACGAAATCACCAAGAAGGCCATCCAGGAGGCCTTCTCCCAGCCCGGCGAGCTCGATATCAACCGGGTGAACGCCCAGCAGGCGCGGCGTTTTCTCGACCGCGTGGTCGGCTACATGGTCTCGCCGCTGCTCTGGCAGAAGATTGCCCGTGGGTTGTCCGCCGGCCGCGTGCAGTCGGTGGCGGTGAAGCTGGTGGTGGAGCGCGAACGCGAGATTCGCGCCTTCGTCCCGGAAGAGTACTGGGAAGTGCATGCCGACCTCGGTACCGCCAAGGGCGCCAACGTGCGCTTCGAGGTTACCCGTGAGAAGGGCGAGGCCTTCAAGCCGCTCAACGAAGCCCAGGCCATGGCGGCCCTGGAAAAGCTCAAGGCCTCGGCCTATAGCGTCGCCAAGCGCGAGGACCGGCCGACCTCCAGCCGACCCTCGGCGCCGTTCATCACTTCCACCCTGCAGCAGGCGGCGAGCAACCGCCTGGGCTTCGGGGTGAAGAAGACCATGATGATGGCCCAGCGTCTCTACGAGGCCGGCTACATCACCTACATGCGTACCGACTCGACCAACCTGTCGGCCGATGCCATTGGCATGGTCCGCGGTTTCATCGAGGACGAGTTCGGCCAGAAGTACCTGCCGGGCAAGGCCAACGTCTACTCGAGCAAGGAGGGCGCCCAGGAAGCGCACGAGGCGATCCGTCCTTCCGACGTCAACCTCAAGCCGACCCAGCTGTCCGGCATGGAGCGTGACGCCGAGCGCCTGTACGACCTGATCTGGCGCCAGTTCGTGGCGTGCCAGATGACCCCGGCCGAATACCTCTCGACCAGCGTGAGCGTCACCGCCGGCGATTTCGAGCTGCGCGCCAAGGGCCGCATCCTCAAGTTCGACGGTTATACCCGGGTACTGCCGCAGCAGAGCAAGCCGGGCGAGGACGACGTCCTGCCGGAAATGAAGGAAGGCGAGAACCTCAAGCTGATCAAGCTCGATCCGAGCCAGCACTTCACCAAGCCGCCGGCGCGCTACTCCGAAGCGAGCCTGGTCAAGGAACTGGAGAAGCGCGGTATCGGCCGCCCCTCGACCTACGCGGCGATCATCTCCACCATCCAGGAGCGCGGCTACGTAACCACCCACAACCGCCGCTTCTATGCGGAGAAGATGGGCGACATCGTCACCGATCGGCTCAACGAGAGCTTCGCCAACCTGATGGACTACGGTTTCACCGCCGGGATGGAGGAGCATCTCGACGACGTGGCCCAGGGCGAGCGCGACTGGAAGCACCTGCTCGACGAGTTCTACGGCGATTTCAAGAAGAAGCTCGAGGTGGCCGAAGTCAGCGAGAAGGGGATGCGCGCCAACCAGCCGACCCTGACCAACATTCCCTGCCGCGAGTGCGGCCGGCCGATGATGATTCGTACCGCCTCCACCGGCGTGTTCCTCGGCTGCTCGGGCTACAGCCTGCCGCCGAAGGAACGTTGCAAGGCGACCGTCAACCTGATTCCCGGCGACGAGATCGCCGCGGACGACGAGGGCGAGTCCGAGTCGCGGGTGTTGCGTGGCAAGCATCGCTGCCCGATCTGCAGTACCGCGATGGACGCCTACCTGCTGGACGAGAAACACAAGCTGCATATCTGCGGCAACAACCCCGACTGTCCGGGCTACGAGATCGAGGAAGGCCAGTACCGGATCAAGGGCTACGAAGGGCCGAGCCTGGAATGCGACAAGTGTGGCAGCGAGATGCAGTTGAAGACCGGCCGTTTCGGCAAGTTCTTCGGTTGCACCAATCCGACCTGCAAGAACACCCGCAAGCTGCTGAAGAATGGCGAGGCGGCGCCGCCGAAGATGGACGCCATTCGCATGCCTGAATTGAAGTGCGAGAAGGTGGACGATATCTACGTGCTGCGCGACGGCGCTTCGGGCATGTTCCTGGCCGCCAGCCAGTTCCCGAAGAACCGCGAGACCCGCGCGCCGTTGGTGAGCGAGATCATCCCGCACAAGGCCGAGCTGGATCCCAAGTACCATTACCTCTGCGACGCCCCGCAGAAAGACCCGGACGGCCGTCCCGCGGTGATCCGTTTCAGCCGCAAGACCAAGGAGCAATACGTGCAGTCCGAGGTCGATGGCAAGCCCACCGGCTGGCGCGCCTTCTACGATGGCGGCAAGTGGAAGGTCGAAGACAAGCGCTGA
- a CDS encoding DUF6586 family protein codes for MAQELYTRTNQKLYFAGLALEAWKRADAERAMNAQAIIQGERESALFHLYGAVLGVCHEIAGYYRLPQAAAPRVDALLNAEVLAAAPSPELAELVELASQPETWLGQLLGAYSELFLPPRPTKAAKIDPSTPLIVAVSIDEEAPLLSRETLEEWRQSLKQLVLRFRESLTEL; via the coding sequence ATGGCCCAAGAGCTTTATACCCGCACCAACCAGAAGCTGTATTTCGCCGGGTTGGCTCTGGAGGCCTGGAAGCGAGCCGATGCCGAGCGGGCGATGAATGCCCAGGCGATCATCCAGGGGGAGCGCGAGTCGGCGCTGTTCCACCTTTATGGCGCAGTGCTCGGTGTATGCCATGAGATCGCCGGTTACTACCGTCTGCCGCAGGCTGCCGCTCCTCGCGTGGATGCATTGCTGAATGCCGAAGTGCTGGCGGCCGCGCCCAGCCCCGAGCTGGCTGAACTGGTGGAGTTGGCGTCGCAGCCGGAAACCTGGCTGGGCCAGTTGCTGGGCGCCTACTCCGAGCTGTTCCTGCCGCCGCGACCGACCAAGGCAGCGAAGATCGACCCCAGCACACCGTTGATCGTTGCCGTGAGTATCGACGAAGAAGCCCCCTTGCTTTCTCGCGAAACCCTCGAGGAATGGCGGCAGTCGCTGAAGCAATTGGTCCTGCGTTTTCGCGAGAGCCTGACGGAGCTGTAA
- the sulA gene encoding SOS-induced cell division inhibitor SulA, with protein MQTSHSLPSAQLPLFQEAFWASNGAPLLDDVIDSPSSASIEEPAAFSELSLSGLPGHCLTLLAPILRELSEEQDARWLTLIAPPASLTHEWLRRAGLNRERILLLQAKDNAAALALSCEALRLGRSHTVVSWLEPLSRAARKQLSRAAQLGQAQSLNIRLG; from the coding sequence ATGCAGACCTCCCACTCGCTGCCCAGCGCCCAGTTGCCACTGTTCCAGGAAGCGTTCTGGGCCAGCAACGGCGCACCCTTGCTCGACGATGTCATCGACAGCCCTTCCAGTGCCTCCATCGAGGAACCCGCTGCCTTTAGCGAACTTTCGCTCAGCGGCCTGCCGGGGCACTGCCTGACCCTGCTCGCACCGATTCTCCGCGAGCTCAGCGAGGAACAGGATGCCCGCTGGCTGACCCTGATCGCTCCGCCGGCGAGCCTGACCCATGAATGGCTGCGCCGCGCCGGCCTGAACCGCGAGCGCATCCTGCTACTGCAGGCGAAGGACAACGCCGCTGCCCTGGCGCTCAGTTGCGAGGCCTTGCGCCTGGGCCGCAGCCACACCGTGGTCAGTTGGCTGGAACCGCTGAGCCGGGCGGCGCGCAAGCAACTGTCCCGCGCCGCCCAACTGGGCCAAGCACAGAGCCTGAATATTCGTCTGGGTTGA
- the lexA gene encoding transcriptional repressor LexA translates to MQKLTPRQAEILSFIKRCLEDHGFPPTRAEIAQELGFKSPNAAEEHLKALARKGAIEMTPGASRGIRIPGFEPHAANDDEGLPVIGRVAAGAPILAEQNIEESCRINPAFFNPRADYLLRVRGMSMKDIGILDGDLLAVHVTREARNGQVVVARIGEEVTVKRFKREGSKVWLLAENPEFAPIEVDLKEQELIIEGLSVGVIRR, encoded by the coding sequence ATGCAGAAGCTGACGCCCCGCCAAGCCGAGATCCTCTCCTTCATCAAGCGCTGCCTGGAAGACCACGGCTTTCCGCCGACCCGGGCGGAAATCGCCCAGGAACTCGGCTTCAAGTCGCCGAACGCCGCCGAGGAGCACCTCAAGGCGCTGGCACGCAAGGGCGCCATCGAAATGACTCCGGGCGCCTCTCGCGGCATCCGCATTCCCGGCTTCGAACCGCATGCCGCCAACGACGATGAGGGCCTGCCGGTGATCGGACGGGTCGCCGCCGGCGCACCGATCCTCGCCGAACAGAACATCGAGGAATCCTGCCGTATCAATCCCGCCTTCTTCAATCCTCGCGCCGACTACCTGTTGCGCGTGCGCGGCATGAGCATGAAGGACATCGGCATCCTCGACGGCGACCTGCTGGCCGTCCACGTCACCCGCGAAGCGCGCAACGGCCAGGTGGTGGTCGCGCGGATCGGCGAGGAGGTCACGGTGAAACGCTTCAAGCGCGAAGGCAGCAAGGTCTGGCTGCTGGCGGAAAACCCTGAGTTCGCTCCGATCGAAGTCGATCTGAAGGAGCAGGAACTGATCATCGAAGGCTTGAGCGTCGGCGTGATCCGGCGCTGA
- the psrA gene encoding transcriptional regulator PsrA, with the protein MAQSETVERILDAAEQLFAEKGFAETSLRLITSKAGVNLAAVNYHFGSKKALIQAVFSRFLGPFCVSLEKELDRRQAKPEAQHATLEDLLHLLVSQAMAVKPRSGNDLSIFMRLLGLAFSQSQGHLRKYLEEVYGKVFRRYMLLVNEAAPKLPPIELFWRVHFMLGAAAFSMSGIKALRAMAETDFGVNTSTEQVMHLMVPFFAAGMRAESGIDDPLLAGAQLRPRNKTPAKA; encoded by the coding sequence ATGGCCCAGTCGGAAACCGTCGAACGCATTCTCGATGCGGCGGAACAGCTGTTCGCGGAAAAAGGCTTCGCCGAAACCTCGTTGCGTCTGATCACCAGCAAGGCCGGGGTCAACCTGGCGGCGGTGAATTATCACTTCGGTTCGAAGAAGGCGCTGATCCAGGCGGTGTTCTCGCGCTTCCTCGGGCCATTCTGCGTCAGCCTGGAAAAGGAGCTGGATCGTCGCCAGGCCAAGCCCGAGGCCCAGCACGCCACCCTGGAGGACCTCCTGCACCTGCTGGTGTCCCAGGCGATGGCGGTGAAGCCGCGCAGCGGCAACGACCTGTCGATCTTCATGCGCTTGCTCGGCCTGGCCTTCAGCCAGAGCCAGGGGCACCTGCGCAAGTACCTGGAGGAGGTCTACGGCAAGGTCTTCCGGCGCTACATGCTGCTGGTCAACGAGGCGGCGCCGAAGCTGCCGCCCATCGAGCTGTTCTGGCGCGTGCACTTCATGCTCGGCGCGGCCGCCTTCAGCATGTCGGGGATCAAGGCCCTGCGGGCGATGGCGGAAACCGATTTCGGCGTGAACACTTCCACCGAGCAGGTGATGCACCTGATGGTGCCGTTCTTCGCCGCCGGCATGCGCGCCGAGAGCGGCATCGACGATCCGCTGCTGGCCGGGGCGCAACTGCGCCCGCGGAACAAGACGCCCGCCAAGGCCTGA
- the nagZ gene encoding beta-N-acetylhexosaminidase, with amino-acid sequence MQGSLMLDIGGTWLTAEDRQILRHPEVGGLIIFARNIEHPAQVRELCAAIRAIRPDLLLAVDQEGGRVQRLRQGFVRLPAMRAIADNPNAEELAEHCGWLMATEVQAVGLDLSFAPVLDLDHQRSAVVGSRAFEGDPERAALLAGAFIRGMHAAGMAATGKHFPGHGWAEADSHVAIPEDARSLEEIRRSDLVPFARLAGQLDALMPAHVIYPQVDPQPAGFSRRWLQEILRGELKFDGVIFSDDLSMAGAHVVGDAASRRIEAALAAGCDMGLVCNDRASAELALAALQRLKVTPPSRLQRMRGKGYANTDYRQQPRWLEALSALRAAQLID; translated from the coding sequence ATGCAAGGCTCTCTGATGCTCGACATCGGCGGTACCTGGCTGACCGCCGAGGACCGCCAAATCCTGCGCCACCCCGAGGTGGGCGGGCTGATCATCTTCGCTCGCAACATCGAGCATCCTGCCCAGGTTCGCGAACTGTGTGCGGCCATTCGCGCCATCCGTCCCGACCTGTTGCTGGCCGTCGACCAGGAAGGAGGGCGCGTGCAGCGCCTGCGCCAGGGCTTCGTGCGCCTGCCGGCGATGCGCGCGATCGCCGACAACCCCAATGCCGAAGAGTTGGCTGAGCACTGTGGCTGGCTGATGGCGACCGAAGTGCAGGCGGTAGGCCTCGACCTGAGTTTCGCGCCGGTGCTGGATCTCGATCACCAGCGCAGCGCCGTGGTCGGTAGCCGCGCCTTCGAGGGCGACCCGGAGCGTGCCGCGCTGCTTGCCGGTGCTTTCATTCGCGGCATGCATGCCGCCGGGATGGCCGCCACCGGCAAGCATTTTCCCGGTCACGGCTGGGCCGAGGCCGACTCCCATGTGGCGATTCCCGAAGACGCGCGCAGCCTCGAGGAAATCCGGCGCAGTGACCTGGTTCCGTTCGCCCGCCTGGCCGGACAGCTCGACGCGCTGATGCCGGCCCATGTCATCTATCCGCAGGTCGACCCGCAGCCCGCCGGCTTTTCCCGGCGCTGGTTGCAGGAGATCCTGCGCGGCGAGCTGAAGTTCGACGGGGTGATCTTCAGCGACGACCTGTCGATGGCCGGCGCCCATGTGGTCGGCGACGCCGCCAGCCGCCGCATCGAGGCCGCCCTGGCCGCGGGCTGCGACATGGGTCTGGTGTGCAACGACCGGGCTTCCGCCGAGCTGGCCCTGGCAGCCCTGCAACGCCTGAAGGTGACCCCGCCGTCGCGTCTGCAACGCATGCGCGGCAAGGGCTACGCGAATACCGACTATCGCCAGCAGCCGCGCTGGCTGGAAGCACTGTCCGCGTTGCGCGCCGCGCAACTGATTGATTGA